The genomic region TCAGCCAGGGCCTGACCAACCTGACAGCAGAGGATGAGTTACTCGACAGTCTGTTCGCCCGAGCAGACGGGGCGATGTATCAGGCCAAGCGCCAGGGCAAGAATCAGATCGTGCTGGCGTAGATCGTACTGGCGTAGCCCCGACTCCACAGGCGACACAGCACCTGTAGGAGCCGGCTTGCTGGCGATAGCGGTGTAGCAGCCACCGAAAGGGTCGACGCTCGGATCGCTATCGCCAGCAAGCCGGCTCCCACAAGGGAAAGAGGGTCAGTTCTTGCGCAGTCGCGTCAGGTCCGCCAGGCCGATCTTGAGCAGTCGCGCGGCACGGCTCTTGGCGACGTCCTCGATGCCCTCCCTGGGCGTCAGGTGCGCCAGTTGTGCCGCCAGGTTCATCGCCAGCGCTTCACGGGAATACACCCCGCCACCGAGCTGATAGATCGCCGCGATCAACTCCCGCAGTTCCAGCGGCAAGCGCCAGCGGGTACGCAGCGCGGAACCATAACTGGCGCCCAGCGCAAACAGCGACTCACCAATCTGCTCATCATCCAGCTCGCCACCCGCCTGCCGCCATTCCTGCAGACAGCGCAACAACGCCAGGTCGCCCAGACGGTGCAACAGCCCCGCGCAATAACAACGCTCCTGATCCAGATCGAACATCCGTGCCAACGTGCGTCCGTACTCGGCCGTGTGCAGCGACAACCCCCAATAGCGCTCGGCGTAATCGGCCAGAGCGGCGTCGCTGAGCTTGGCACTGCGCTTGAGGCTCAGGCCGAGGATCAGGTTCATGCTTTGGGCCGAGCCCAGGCGCATCAGGGCCTGGGCCAAGGTCTGTACCGCGCTGCCATGATGCTGCGCCGCACTGTTGGCGGCGGAGATCAGCACCGCAGTGATCTGCGGGTCGGTGGAGATTTCCTGCTCCAGCAGCTTGAGATCGAGGCCGGCAGGATTGAGGCTGCGTTTCACCGCAACCTGCACATCGGCCATCAGCGGCGCGCCATCCGACTGTTCGCGTCGCCGTTCGAGGAAAGTCTTGAGGTCCATACCCGGCGCCAGGGCCGGAATCTCGCAGGATACGCTCTGCCCGGCATCGAGCAGCAGATCCTGCAGGCGCTGGGTCAGGCCATCCATGTTGAGGGGTTTGGTCAGATAGGCCGTCGGTTGCAGCGGCAGGGCTTCGCGGACGCTGGCGATGTCGCTGCGCGAACTGATCAGGATGAACGGCAACAGTGGATGACGTTTTTTCTGGCGAATGTTGTAGAGCAGACTCAAGCCATCGACGCCTGGCAACTCGCGGTCGGCAATCACCAGATCGAAGGGCTGCTCGTTGAGTTGCTGCAAGGCATCCTGGCCATTGGCACAGAGTTCCAGCCGCGCATCACAACGCACCGTCAGCAGCACCTGTTTCAACAGGTCCCGTGCCCAAGGGTCCGCCTCGGCAATCAATACACGGGGTACAGCGGGCAAATCCAAAGCAGTCATCTTGCACTCTCCGAGAGCAGTCCTGACACATTAGTCAAAACAGCCGCCCAGATACAACCGGGCCCCCCGATTGGCGGATCCTGAAACAAAAAAAACCCGCCGAAGCGGGTCTTTTTGTCTAACGCATCACGACTCAGGCGAGTTCGGCGAAGCACTCTTCGATGATCGCCAGGCCCTTGTCCAACTGCTCATCCGGCGAGGTCAGCGGGACCAGCACGCGCAGGACGTTGCCGTAGGTGCCGCAAGACAGCAGGATCAAGCCCTTGTCACGGGCCTTGGCGACGATCTGCGCCACGGCTGCCGCGTTCGGCTTGTGGCTGTCGCCGTCTTCGAACAGCTCGAGCGCGATCATCGCGCCCAGGGCACGCACTTCACCGATCACCGGGTGCTTGGCCTGGATCTTCTTCAGGCCACTGACCAGACGCTCGCCAACAGCCTTGCAGCGGTCCAGCAGGTGCTCTTCCTCGAACACTTCCATCACGGCCAGGGCCGCAGCGCAGGCAATCGGGCTACCGGCGTAGGTGCCGCCCAGGCCGCCCGGAGCGATGGCGTCCATGTATTCGGCCTTGCCGCACACACCGGCCAGCGGGAAGCCACCGGCGATGGACTTGGCGAAAGTGGTCAGGTCCGGAGCGACTCCCATCTGTTCCATGGCGAAGAAGGTACCGGTACGACCGGCGCCGGTTTGTACTTCGTCGGCGATCAGCAGGATGCCATGCTGGTCGCACAGGGCACGCAGGCGCTTCATGAACTCTTTGGGCGCGACGTAGAAACCACCTTCGCCCTGGACCGGCTCGATGATGATCGCGGCGATGTCACGGGGCTCGGCGTCGTTCTTGAAGATGCGCTCGATGCTGGCGATGGAGTCGTCGATGCTCACGCCGTGCAGTTCGTTCGGGTACAGCGCGCGGAAGATACCGCCGGGCATCAGGCCCATGCCGGCCGAGTAAGGCACGACTTTGCCGGTCAGGCCCAGGGTCATCATGGTGCGGCCGTGGTAGGCGCCGGTGAAGGCGATCACACCGGCGCGGCCAGTGGCGGCACGGGCGATCTTCACGGCGTTTTCCACCGCTTCGGAACCGGTGGTGACCAGCAGGGTTTTCTTGGCGAAATCACCCGGAACCTTGGCGTTCACTTTCTCGCACAGCTCTACGTAAGGTTCGTAGGCCAGGACCTGGAAGCAGGTGTGGGTCAGCTTGTTCAACTGCTCGGTCACTGCGGCGATGATTTTCGGGTGCACGTGGCCAGTGTTCAGCACGGCGATACCGCCGGCGAAGTCGATGAACTCGCGACCTTCGACGTCGGTCACGGTGGCGTTCTTCGCCGACTCGGCGAAGATCGGGTGGATCTGGCCGACGCCGCGTGGAACGGCAGCCTGGCGGCGTTGCATCAAGGATTCGTTGGTCTTGCTCATATTGTCCTCATTCACCGCTCATCGGGCGGCGTGGTTCAAGGATGACGCGGCAGAGAAAGCACTGCACCAGCATACGATGATCGACTGGCACAGCGTTCCGGCCACATGGGGAGTGACGTTTGAAACGCGACAGGGACAACGCTCTCGTGCCCCTGTCGCCGAACCATCCGACCGGGTCAGACGCCCAGGCAGAGATATTTGATTTCCAGGTAGTCTTCGATGCCGTACTTGGAACCTTCACGGCCCAGGCCCGAAGCCTTGATGCCACCAAACGGCGCGACTTCGTTGGAGATCAGCCCGGTGTTGACGCCGACCATGCCGTATTCCAGAGCCTCGGCCACGCGGAACACGCGGCCCAGGTCACGGGCGTAGAAGTAGGAAGCCAGGCCGAACTCGGTGTCGTTGGACATCGCGATGACGTCGGCTTCATCCTTGAAACGGAACAGCGGCGCCAGCGGCCCGAAGGTTTCTTCCTTGGCCACGGCAGCGTTGTTCGGCACGTTGACCAGTACGGTCGGTTCGAAGAAGTTGCCTTCCATCGCGTTGCCGCCGGTCAGCACGGTGGCGCCTTTGCTCAGGGCATCGGCGATGTGCTCCTTGACCTTGGCCACGGCTTTCTCGTCGATCAAGGGACCGGTGGTGGTGCCCTCTTCCAGGCCGTTGCCGATCTTCAGTTTGGCGACCGCCGCCTTGAGTTTCTCGGCAAAGGCATCGTAGACACCTTCCTGCACGTACAGGCGGTTGGCGCAGACGCAGGTCTGGCCGTTGTTGCGGTACTTGGAGATGATCGCGCCCTCGACGGCCTTATCCAGGTCGGCGTCGTCGAACACGATGAACGGCGCGTTGCCGCCCAGCTCCAGGGAAACCTTTTTAATGTCCTTGGCACATTCGGCCATCAGTTGGCGACCGATTTCGGTCGAGCCGGTGAAGGACAGCTTGCGCACGATCGGGTTGCTGGTCAGCTCGCCGCCGACTTCGCCGGCGCTGCCGGTGACCACGCTGAACACGCCTTGCGGAATGCCGGCACGCTGGGCCAGCTCGGCCAGGGCCAGAGCCGAGAACGGGGTCTGCGAAGCGGGCTTGAGCACCATGGTGCAACCGGCGGCCAGAGCTGGGCCGGCTTTACGGGTGATCATCGCGGCAGGGAAGTTCCACGGGGTGATCGCTGCGGTCACACCGATCGGCTGCTTGATCACGATCAGGCGCTTGTCGGGCTGGTGGCCGGGAATCACGTCGCCATAGACGCGCTTGGCTTCTTCGGCGAACCACTCGATGAAGGACGCGGCGTAGGTGATTTCGCCCTTGGCTTCGGCCAGCGGCTTGCCCTGCTCGAGGGTCATCAGCCGTGCCAGGTCGTCCTGGTTCTCGATCATCAGTTCGAACCAGCGACGCAGTTTGTTCGAACGCTCCTTGGCGGTCAGCGCGCGCCAGGCCGGCAGCGCCTTGTCGGCGGCTTCGATGGCACGGCGGGTTTCGGCAGCGCCCATCTTCGGCACGGTACCCAGGATTTCGCCGGTGGCCGGGTTGTTGACCTTGATCGTCTGACCATTGTCCGCGTCGGCCCAGGCCCCGTTGATGAAGGCTTGCTGGCGGAACAACTGGCTATCTTTGAGCTGCATGTGGCTTTCCTTAACAGCACCGCGCGTGCGCGCAGCGTTTTATTGATTGTAGAAAGGCGCCTTGGGGGCTGCCGTCAGGAAGTTCATTCACCGGGCCGAAGCACATAAATAGCGCACAGAAGAGAGCCGTGCGGTTCAGCACCCAGACAGGAGCGTTTGAAATCTCAAACGAATCCTAGGATCAATGGGGTTAAAGGACAATAGTCTGTTCGAAAAAAAGAACGAGAACCGACACTTGGCAGGGATTTTCTGATCAGCGTCCCTTCGGGTCTGATGGTGCATCGGAAGGCGGCGCCAACCCGGAAAACCCAGGCCAATGCGCAGCAGAAAAACCATGGATCCGTTGCGCCAAAGCGCCAGAAGACGCTCTAGCCGGGCGCAAGGAGTGGCAGAGGCAGGAAAATGCACCACGGGGACGGCGTAAAGTCTCCGGCTGAAAACCACCGTGGACGCCTAGGGTCGAGATAGGTATGATGGCGCCCGCACAAGCACTCGTAGCTCAGCTGGATAGAGTACTGCCCTCCGAAGGCAGGGGTCGTGGGTT from Pseudomonas asplenii harbors:
- a CDS encoding response regulator, with protein sequence MTALDLPAVPRVLIAEADPWARDLLKQVLLTVRCDARLELCANGQDALQQLNEQPFDLVIADRELPGVDGLSLLYNIRQKKRHPLLPFILISSRSDIASVREALPLQPTAYLTKPLNMDGLTQRLQDLLLDAGQSVSCEIPALAPGMDLKTFLERRREQSDGAPLMADVQVAVKRSLNPAGLDLKLLEQEISTDPQITAVLISAANSAAQHHGSAVQTLAQALMRLGSAQSMNLILGLSLKRSAKLSDAALADYAERYWGLSLHTAEYGRTLARMFDLDQERCYCAGLLHRLGDLALLRCLQEWRQAGGELDDEQIGESLFALGASYGSALRTRWRLPLELRELIAAIYQLGGGVYSREALAMNLAAQLAHLTPREGIEDVAKSRAARLLKIGLADLTRLRKN
- the gabT gene encoding 4-aminobutyrate--2-oxoglutarate transaminase, encoding MSKTNESLMQRRQAAVPRGVGQIHPIFAESAKNATVTDVEGREFIDFAGGIAVLNTGHVHPKIIAAVTEQLNKLTHTCFQVLAYEPYVELCEKVNAKVPGDFAKKTLLVTTGSEAVENAVKIARAATGRAGVIAFTGAYHGRTMMTLGLTGKVVPYSAGMGLMPGGIFRALYPNELHGVSIDDSIASIERIFKNDAEPRDIAAIIIEPVQGEGGFYVAPKEFMKRLRALCDQHGILLIADEVQTGAGRTGTFFAMEQMGVAPDLTTFAKSIAGGFPLAGVCGKAEYMDAIAPGGLGGTYAGSPIACAAALAVMEVFEEEHLLDRCKAVGERLVSGLKKIQAKHPVIGEVRALGAMIALELFEDGDSHKPNAAAVAQIVAKARDKGLILLSCGTYGNVLRVLVPLTSPDEQLDKGLAIIEECFAELA
- the gabD gene encoding NADP-dependent succinate-semialdehyde dehydrogenase, which translates into the protein MQLKDSQLFRQQAFINGAWADADNGQTIKVNNPATGEILGTVPKMGAAETRRAIEAADKALPAWRALTAKERSNKLRRWFELMIENQDDLARLMTLEQGKPLAEAKGEITYAASFIEWFAEEAKRVYGDVIPGHQPDKRLIVIKQPIGVTAAITPWNFPAAMITRKAGPALAAGCTMVLKPASQTPFSALALAELAQRAGIPQGVFSVVTGSAGEVGGELTSNPIVRKLSFTGSTEIGRQLMAECAKDIKKVSLELGGNAPFIVFDDADLDKAVEGAIISKYRNNGQTCVCANRLYVQEGVYDAFAEKLKAAVAKLKIGNGLEEGTTTGPLIDEKAVAKVKEHIADALSKGATVLTGGNAMEGNFFEPTVLVNVPNNAAVAKEETFGPLAPLFRFKDEADVIAMSNDTEFGLASYFYARDLGRVFRVAEALEYGMVGVNTGLISNEVAPFGGIKASGLGREGSKYGIEDYLEIKYLCLGV